The DNA window AAATAAGTGGAGCTAAATAACCCTCAGGATTTCAACTAATGCTGATTGAAAAGAAACCAATTAATTTGCACATTGAGTTTTGTTTACATGATTTGATAGTTTTACCCACCTCAATTTGCATTTAGTGATAATGTTAGGAGAAGATACATGttgtatttttttcaatttactTGAAGATAAATCAAAACAACCAAAATATATAGGTAACTGGTCGTCAATAGATATCAACGGTTTTTGACGTGAAATTAACGCCTTTGCTCATGCCACTACCTTGTGAAATTGAGAACTAAGATGCAATCCCAGGATTTTGGTATTTACACTTCTGTAAGACACTTTTGCTCTGAATAATGTTccatcattttctatttttaaccAGATAACAAGATTAAACAATTGGAAGAAGCTGATGACAGTAATCAACTGGCTTTGAAAAGTTTGACTTCTAAGTTGGAAGAGTTGCAAGTTGAATTGAGAGTAAAAGAAGAAGACCTGCTACAATTGAGGAACTCCGAAGAAAAATTGGTGAAAGATAATATGGATCTACTATCTGGCAAAAACGATTTTGCTAACAGGTTAGAAACGGCACTCATGGAGTTCAAGAATATGGAAGATTTTGTCAACTTGCTTGTTGAGAGGGTTACAGAATTGGAGAATCAAAGCCTAACCTTTTCCGAAAATTTAATTCAGCttaatgctttatatgattcgtGTCTTGACCTAGCTAAGAAAGAGAAAGAGCTTGCTGCTCAGAATGCTCAACAAAAGTTTGATAAGATCCTCTACCAGTCTATATGTGTCACATCAGAGAAAAATACTTTACAATTGGTTAATCAAGAATTGAATGGTAAAGTCCTTGAGCTTCAGAAAGGTCAGGAATTCGCAATGGTGCAGCATGCAGAAGATTGTCGGTTGGCGGAAGAGAAAATTCGGAAATTGGAATCCGAAGCAGAAACACTTTTATCTAAGCAGACTGAAATGCAAGCCTTCATAGCCAAATTAGAGGATACTGTGAAGATTTCATTAGAAAACTCAAGATTGTCTGAAAAAGAAATGGTGAAAGCTAATTTTCATCAACCATTGGCCTTTTAAACTCGATATGTGATGATGGTCAagctttttatttgtttttatgttGTGCCATGCAGAAAGATTTGTCTCTGAAACTTTCAAAGGTAGATAATGATAGTAATAATCTTATCAAAGGGTTAAAAGCAGATATCCTCGAAAAGCAAGAAGTTATCAATCGTTTGAAGAACGATattgaaaaaaatgaagaaaatttAGTATCACTCGAAAAAAGAGTCAGTGAGCTTGACATTGCATTGGACGAGAAGGACCAGCTAATATTGGAACTCAAGACGAGAGAAAAACAGTTGGGAAGATCAGAAAGAAGAGGTTATTTCACAAgtcttttaatttaaatgtgtAGTATAGCCTCTTGAATGTGTAAGATATGATTTGGCTTTCTGTTTTAGATCAAGGCATCACTGGATGATGCTGTAAATAACCTAGAAGAAGCGAAGAATCAATACGAACAGTTGTTAGAAAGTAAACAAATAGAGTTGTCAAAGCATCTGAAAGAAATATCTCAGAGAAATGACCAGGTACTCTCTTTCACCATCAACATTACAGCAGCTTCTAACAGCacatctcttcttttttttatgtGTGCAATTGACTGGTTGGAATTGATCAGGCAATTAATGATATATGGAGGAAGTACGAGATGGAGAAGCAGGAGAGTGTTAATCATGAAAAAGAAAAGGTTTTGATactcatttttcctttttgagTTTCTGTTTCAATTTGATTAATTTTGATTACCTGTGTCAATTTCTAGGCCGAGAAAGCTATCAGGGATGTGGAAAAGCAACTGGAGGAAAAGGTGGCAGAAAGTAAAAAAGAATCTCATGAATACTTGGTTCGTGTACAAGAAGAACATGCTGCATTGGTATGATACTGTATATAAGCCGTCTTAAGCTAATAATATTTTACTCTTATTTTACAGTTAAATTAATTCCATTGAGGTTTATTCTTCTGGTTGTATTTGATTTGAGTATAAAAGAACCGTTGTGAAACTGCCATAGGAAGAACATTGGAGTGGCCTTGTAATTCCACTTGCTCGGTTCAAGTGaaatttgttattgttttttagCATAACACAAACAAGAACCGATAACTTCACCTGGTTTTTGTCCCCATTCCACGTGAAGGgtgaattttttcttttatttgggGTCACAAAGATTTTCTCCCACACTAGTACTCTCTATTTCTCTACTGAAGATAACTCAGGAATTAAAGAGAGAACTTTCCAGTTGGCAGTTGCCACTGATAAGCTGCCATATGTGGTcatatgattttatgcatttgGAAATCTGGGAATTATGGGCTAATGTGAATGTGCTGTTGGTCTGGATTGTTTGTAAATGAACACAATGGTATTCTCAGGGTACCTTTTTTATTCTATAATTTTGCTGGCTTTATTTTTAGAGAATCTAGGAAAAAATTCTGATAAAATGGTGAGATTAATGTGTTGTCGATGTAGATTGGCCGCATTCAGCAGGGATACAATAGCAAAGAAATGACCCTCATATCTAAGCACAGTGAAGAACTGAGACGCTCCCAGCTTCAAGCTGAAACTGAGCTCAGAGAGGTCTGTCACTGTAGCTCTTAATTTGAAAACAATTGTAACAAGTGATCATACATTTTAATGTTACATATATTTTCTGTAGAAAACCGCATCACTTAGGTCTGAGCACGAGGCTCAGCTACGAGCTTTGAGGTGTGAGCACCAAGATGAGTGCAGAAGACTGGAGGAGGAGTTGGATATTTTAAAAACCAAGGTAATTCATGTGATTGCACCATAGTCATGTTATCACTACCTTATTGTGGTCATGGGTTGTTATATCTTAGGAAGAGCAGCAGAGGGCATTACTGCAACTGCAATGGAAAGTAATGGGTGACAACCCACAAGACGACCAAGAAGTCAATTCTAAAAAGGTCTGCCTGTAAGCTGTAACACCTTGATACTCCCTTCCATTATCCCCAAACTGACGAAAATCAAGAAGTATCTGTGTTATAATTGCCATCATGAATTGATGCTAAATTAATGGTCCATAGCTTAAATCTTTTTCTTTATCGTTTGGAAGCTGCATAGGAATATAAACAGTTACGTCAGATGGGTGCAAATATTTATATCCTGGCCTGATTCTCCAATTGAGGAGAGAAACTGCGTGGTCTTTATTTGCTGAGGAGCTCACATTGATAAACTCTAGCCACTGGCAAGAATTGGTTATAATATGACCATACATGATAATAACAAACATTCATGAGGTTTCCGAAAACTGATCTAATATAGCTCATGactcaattattatttttctttctgCATGCATTACACTTACACAAAGATTCTCCTTAATTCACAAGCTGGTATGGGAAGAAATAGTCTGACTTTGAAATGTTgtcataaaaaaatacaaattaccAGATCTTGTCAGGTTGGAAGCATATTATTGATTAATTTGTAACTGAGTTCTTCACCTTTTCTGTTCTTCACCACTTTTCATAGTTGAGGTCCTATTTATATAAATATCCAATTTTTGTCAACCAAGACGAGAAGATCTGGCAGTGGCAAGAGAACTAAGCATGATCTGGACAGAACAAAaggagatgaaaaggtgaaacttgAAGGAAAATTGTTAAGATTCACAAACTGGTGTTATGATTGGCCTGAATTTCAATTGATTTTTTGCAGGATTCACCAAACCAGAAAGATTCTCAAACACCAGTGTCAAATTTGTTGAAAAGGGTGGAAAAGGTTAACCCTGGAAGTGTAATGAGTCTTCCTAAACATAGTAGGAAGGTAAGATCACTTCACTTGTTGTTGTGCATGAATTCTCGTGTATACGGACCTCTATGTGTGTTTCCTGTGGTGCGTGCTTATTTTAGTCTCCTTCACGTTAAACCAAGATCCTGATATTAGCATCACCTGTCTTAATATTTCGATGATTACAATGTTCAATGGCAGGTGACTCACCATGAATATGAAATTGAAACATCAAATGGAAGAACAATTACAAAGCGAAGAAAAACTAAGAGCACAGTAATGTTTGGGGTTTGTATTTACATAACAGTTATCATTATAGCTTTTGCCTAATGTTTTAGAAATTTATGATTGAACTCTTGATTCACATTCTTTAACTTTCAGGACCCAAGAAAGCATGGGAATAGAGATAAGCCAAAACCTAAGACTCCCAATCAAGCAACCAAGGTAAGCAAACACTAACAAATCCTTAAATGTCTTTATTTCCGGTGATTGCACCTGCCATTTATGATCCTTTCATATTGTCTTAGTTTAAGTAGTAGTCCGACAGACTAATATTTTGTAGCTTGACCAATTTCTTGCAAACAGTAGTCTGACAATAACTACTTCATCCGTGCTTGGTTAAACTAGATCTAAGTTTATCAACTATAAACTAGTAGTTTTAGAAAACAGGGTAAGAAGTGTGTGCTGATTGCTCTTGGTTCGTATTCCTGTCAAATGGCTCATGTGATGCAAAAGAAAGCTTCTTCTTGTAAACTAGTGGCTCTGTCTGCTTATTATTCCCACAACGCACACATATAAATAGATTAAGAGAAGGCAAGAACTGCAATATTTGTAGTTCATCGTgatatttattcatttattGCAGGGAACTAAAGGCGGAGGCCATCAAAATCCTTCCAAATTAGGCGATTTGTTCTCAGAAGGATCTCTTAATCCTTATGCTGATGATCCCTATGCATTTGATTAGAGGTATTCCCATTTATTGTACACctttttctaaaaaattctGAAAGAACTTTTAGGCAACCATTGATTCAGTTATGACAGTCAACCTTCTCAGAAAGGTTGATAATCAGGTCGTGTTAAACAAATGAAATATCGTCAATCTGATGTTAAAAGAATCCATTTTTATGTTACTCATATgtatattttctttaatttttagtCATGGCTTAAAATCCACACTGACCACTAGCATACAATTGTTATTGCGCAATAGATAAGCAAGTCTTAATCTCATCTTAGGTGCCTGAGTTTGGTCTAACTTTACCTGTTTCTATCATAAACAAGTCTTGGGAACAGCCAAATAAGTTACAAGGATAGCAAATTGAATTCTTTAACTCATTCTGTTTTCATTGCAGGCTTCCAAAGCGCAATTTCTGCTGCAAAATTATAAGGAAAACGAATTTCGGCTGTGACTTCATACAGATTTTTGTTGCCTGGGTGCTTCAGCCATCAGTGACTTCTGAAAAATAATCTCGCGTGCACAGTTTTACTTCTAGCAAGTGTAAAGAAAGGTTCACTTTATAATATGCCTCTCGAATTGCCATGAATGCTTGAATGTTGTTTTGTGAAAGCACCTGCAGTTGCATTGCAATGTAAGACTCTGATATGTTTGGAGCTCCATTCGAATTCTGGAAGACTCCCTGATTTTAGTCTCTTAGAATCATATCCATGATACACTTTAATATGGCATACACATTATACTGATACACATGTTCTCATTTTATTGAAAGATATAATGGAATTGAAACATTCTTTGGTGTCCTTTGCTACGGACTTAGAAaaaacaaacacacacacacacacacacgatcTTGGTTTTTTTAGGATGGAGGttttcatattatcataatattatgaTGTGGTTCTAATAGAGGTCTTCTTGCAGCGGCTGTCATGATTCTacatttttccaaaaatataacatttgaaTTGTCAATGTTCCTCATTTGGATTGAACAAATGATAATAAAAGAAATTTGCTAGAAATTGAGTGGaatgaatatgaatttttaagtCAATGAAAGTACCAAACTTTATGACCCATCATGTGTCTCAAATGTTTATGAGGCAAATGGAATCAAACTAGCTGATTGAAGCAGCATTATGATGTAATTACTGTTATCCTTGTTCTTACCAATGCTATTATTTCTATGTGCCATAATCTGCGTGCCCACTAAATTACTTTTGAGCAAAACTATGAAAGTTTTCTTCTTTCtgtcctttttttaaaaaaatctgttgtttcttagtttaaaaaatatataacttATTATTAAAAAGATAATGAAATTTGTATCTACCGGGATCTGGGGGAAACACATGAACGAGAATGGTTCACCACATTTGTAAATTAGTACTAGAGAGTAGCATTTCCTAAATATCCGGATGTCCTATTTTAAACATTTGAAACATTGCAAGTAAGGAgttcattttttaataatttttctttcGGCATTGAAGTTAATATTAAGTACTTGAATTACGTATTAAAGATCAGAATCTTTTTGCaccattaattataataatatgcaCATGTTGATTGTCAGTGAGTAAATGATGTCTCCCTTCTCCATCCTTGTTTCTCTTTGAAggttttttttgttatttcgCATTAATTGTCTatttcataataataataataataaataataataaatacgaCGATCCCACCCTTTTCTATCAACGTTATTATCCTGTCCCCCGTTTGAGTATGAAATACGTAATGGAAATTATGTCATTATACGATTACTACAAGAAAAATATCATACGACAACTgttcgctcaaagacaacggtttttcaccgttgtcgtagctacaatttgctacggttttgaaaacaatcgcAAATGATATTTGCAACAGAATGCatatataaaccgtcgctaattagcgactgtTTATTACACCGTTGCTAAACGTAGCAACGATTTAATAATAACCGTCGCTACACATTCATgtgcaaaaccgtcgctaaagcgacggtttatacatgaattccgtcgctaatattttaggtaaaataaaaaaaattattaatttaataaatctgtgttgtgaattggtacaatcgtataagagataaaaaaatttaagtgtcgtgaagtgataaaatcgtgtaagagataaaaattttaagtgttgtgaagttgtaaaatcgtgtaagtgagaaaaattttaagtgttgtgaagtgaagtggaagaaaatgtagtgaatttgcaggtatttatagagagAGGTGGAAGAAAAGTGACGGTTATAGCTAAATTgtcgctaatttcaaattagcgacggttttacttgattttgttgctaactttagcgacggttataaaccgtcgctaatttcaaattagcgacggtgttaCTTGATTCTGTTGCTAAAGTTAGCGACGGTGGAAATGAAACGTCGCTAATGTGAAATTAGCGTTGATTTAgcaataaccgtcgctaaaaatagcgacggtttcttGTTTTATTCTAAACTCACGCCAATCGACAGTTTTTACAGAACCGCTGTCATTGAccttaaaaaccgttgtctttgacccccaaaagacaacagttttataaaaaccgttgaacggttttagttaaaaccgttgtcgtatgtgtgttgttgattctgaaatttcttgtagtggatatatataagaaaattcatattcaaaatcAAATGACTATTGATCATCTTTTTAATCTAAAAACCATATTTCAATAAAAACCAGTTTGGACAAAAGCTAATCTTCTCTTCCTAAAACACACTAAATCGATggattcaattaatttttttaagctTATTACTGCTTACATATAatgcaaattttatttttatacaaatattatattttatatgatgatTGTGAATGTGTACATGTATATGTAATTTTATATTCataactaaatattttaaaaaatatttataattggGCATCTTAGTAAATCCAATGACCAACATAAAATCAACTCCATAAAAGTTTACTAATAAGAAAATCATTTCAAACagttatgatttgatttgattaaattttaatataactaTATCAActgtttcattaaaaaaattaaaataaattttatgatttttgtaaaatgcttttacatttttatatttatattattcattttttttatatgtttctAATAATGATATACTTTTCTGATTTCTCAAAGCCAACTTCATGTGTATTATACTATACTTACATATATGGTATATATATGTCTTTCCCATGGCCATTATCCTCTCTGTAAAAGTCTATCTTTGTCTCACTTTCTTCACTGCCATTATTAATTTATCTGCTCCTTGTATACACAAAAAGAGGAAAAAATTCCATCAAATTATCTTCAACCTCATTCTCTGATGGCGGCTAAAAGAAGGAATCCCATAAATAAACCTAAAGAGATGCAGCCAAAAAAATACCACCACCGCCGCCATTCTCGGATCAAACACCAGGGTCATGATCAGAAACCACATTCCTGGGCAGCCGTAAGGAGCCTCTTCACCTGCAGGTACCTTCAAGCACAACAACAAGAACAGCAACAAACAAAGCAGAAGCCAAACCATAAGCTTAAACTTACCCGTGGAGAAGATAAAGTGATTCGGAGCAAGCAAAATTACATATCAAAACAGGCGAAGAAAGAGAAATCCATCGAAGAAACTCACAAGAAAACTAAATGCAGCAACACAAAAGGTAATCGGAGTATTTTAGGTTAAAAAAGCCATTAATTCGAACGGTCAGATGATTTAAGCATTCATGAGATAgaacaactcaaatatcaaataGCTAAGTAACTAACTAAAATGAAATTATAGATACATCTTGCATCAATATTTTGCTTCTCATTTTTGAACATGACTCTATTTCTCCCTTTCCACACTTAGTAAACCATAGTTGGACCAAGTAACATCTTTAACTAACGTGGAATTCCCCTTATACACTTCTCTAAAGACTCGTAAAGTCGCAGCTTTGcccatcaatttttttattccaAGCCAATGTTTCTATATTACATAGTACAACCCCTCTTCGAGACACAAATTAATAATACACTAGGCAAGGCCCACCTTCAATTTAATTACCTATGGACTCCAACAATTCTAAATTTTttcatttatattataataaagtTATTTGATTATCGTAATTTAAGATTCTTTCTTTGCTTTGAATATCATTTCATGTCTGtcacatttcaaaattaatttgagTCTCTCATTATTTGTGTTTGTGTGTGCATATATATTGaatttgatattaattttagttttcaaataattttttttataatatgatAATCTTGGTGTAAATTTTTCTTTATCTATATTTCAAGATTAGTATAAATAGGGTTAGAATGGTAATTTCTCTTTTGGTCACAAgtctaaaaaatatataatatgattCGAGACTATACATTTTATGTTATGTGAatgacatatttaaaataatataaaaatatttgtttttttttaaaaaatagcaaCAATGAGTTACACTCACTAAAAAACTTacaattcaaaataataaaaccAAATCCACAGAGACTCACATAGGCCAAAagaagaacatataatatataaatttaaataataataataaatagttAAATTCATCGACTTTGCTGAACTGGACAATCTCTCGCTAAATGCCCCTCTTCACCACAATTGT is part of the Primulina tabacum isolate GXHZ01 chromosome 18, ASM2559414v2, whole genome shotgun sequence genome and encodes:
- the LOC142533818 gene encoding LOW QUALITY PROTEIN: synaptonemal complex protein 1-like (The sequence of the model RefSeq protein was modified relative to this genomic sequence to represent the inferred CDS: deleted 1 base in 1 codon), translated to MSRILGLSGLKSLEQFKYQPGSKSGAAKTKTLPISLDSVSSGSFSNLKSTAEKLIKEQASAKKDLELTNSKLKKLTEQLQILEEKLQTALNENAKQKVKQKEDEKLWKGLDSKFYLTKTLCEQLDETLQQLTIQVQDAEKDKAYFEDKLSETSVALDKLHEQMKSMSSRLESSEETVKIRGQEIMELGLAKEQMEKFFLDEKIKTTIQLEEKDNKIKQLEEADDSNQLALKSLTSKLEELQVELRVKEEDLLQLRNSEEKLVKDNMDLLSGKNDFANRLETALMEFKNMEDFVNLLVERVTELENQSLTFSENLIQLNALYDSCLDLAKKEKELAAQNAQQKFDKILYQSICVTSEKNTLQLVNQELNGKVLELQKGQEFAMVQHAEDCRLAEEKIRKLESEAETLLSKQTEMQAFIAKLEDTVKISLENSRLSEKEMKDLSLKLSKVDNDSNNLIKGLKADILEKQEVINRLKNDIEKNEENLVSLEKRVSELDIALDEKDQLILELKTREKQWEDQKEEIKASLDDAVNNLEEAKNQYEQLLESKQIELSKHLKEISQRNDQAINDIWRKYEMEKQESVNHEKEKAEKAIRDVEKQLEEKVAESKKESHEYLVRVQEEHAALIGRIQQGYNSKEMTLISKHSEELRRSQLQAETELREKTASLRSEHEAQLRALRCEHQDECRRLEEELDILKTKEEQQRALLQLQWKVMGDNPQDDQEVNSKKTRRSGSGKRTKHDLDRTKGDEKDSPNQKDSQTPVSNLLKRVEKVNPGSVMSLPKHSRKVTHHEYEIETSNGRTITKRRKTKSTVMFGDPRKHGNRDKPKPKTPNQATKGTKGGGHQNPSKLGDLFSEGSLNPYADDPYAFD